A part of Streptomyces sp. NBC_01210 genomic DNA contains:
- a CDS encoding MBL fold metallo-hydrolase codes for MMGDVEVIRVRELQGPFGPTREIVPDCPGEVWSDNKEWMAPEFWEPDSDSFVATVQTWVLRSEGVTVLVDTGVGNGRMRPGAPPFDNLKTDFLSRLDRAGVRPEEVDVVVNTHIHADHVGWNTVEQDGEWVPAFPNASYLLPAADNAHFGPDGSGSGPERREFERLVFADSIEPVHRSGQAVLWEGTHRIDANLTLESAPGHTPGSAVLRLASGSDRAVFVGDLLHSPVQILEPSCNSCFDEDAERAAASRRSVLERAADKGELVVPAHFGGAGAVEVRRDGSKFAITGWAAYA; via the coding sequence ATGATGGGCGACGTCGAGGTCATCAGGGTCAGGGAGTTGCAGGGGCCGTTCGGCCCCACCCGGGAGATTGTCCCGGACTGCCCGGGGGAGGTCTGGAGCGACAACAAGGAGTGGATGGCGCCGGAGTTCTGGGAGCCGGACAGTGACAGCTTCGTCGCCACGGTGCAGACCTGGGTGCTGCGCAGCGAGGGGGTGACGGTCCTGGTCGACACGGGGGTCGGCAACGGTCGGATGCGGCCTGGTGCCCCGCCGTTCGACAACCTGAAGACGGACTTCCTGAGTCGGTTGGACCGGGCCGGAGTGCGGCCGGAGGAGGTCGACGTCGTGGTCAACACGCACATTCACGCGGATCACGTCGGCTGGAACACCGTCGAGCAGGACGGCGAGTGGGTGCCTGCCTTCCCGAACGCCAGCTACCTGCTTCCGGCGGCCGACAACGCTCACTTCGGCCCGGACGGCTCCGGAAGTGGTCCCGAGCGCCGGGAGTTCGAGCGGCTGGTGTTTGCCGACAGCATCGAGCCGGTGCACCGCTCCGGCCAGGCGGTGCTGTGGGAAGGTACCCACCGCATTGACGCCAACCTCACGCTCGAGTCCGCGCCCGGCCATACCCCGGGCTCGGCAGTGCTGAGGCTGGCCTCCGGGAGCGACCGGGCGGTGTTCGTCGGCGATCTGCTGCACAGCCCGGTGCAGATCCTCGAACCGTCCTGCAACAGCTGCTTCGACGAGGACGCGGAGCGCGCGGCGGCGAGCAGGAGGAGCGTCCTCGAACGCGCGGCGGACAAGGGGGAGTTGGTGGTCCCGGCGCACTTCGGGGGAGCGGGCGCGGTGGAGGTCCGTCGCGACGGGTCGAAGTTTGCGATCACCGGGTGGGCGGCGTACGCCTGA
- a CDS encoding AraC family transcriptional regulator, translating into MDVVSDAISAVRIGRPSSNRVRIVGTWCSRFDAYDGAGFHVVLEGSCWLQPDRGAAVSLGAGDVVLLPHGAGHVLADSPADRRVLEAAVPFERWVDGHGLRMAAPPPPPADAPCTAELLCGKYRLDRSHTHPLMAELPDVVHLPNRVGSHPELRAAIDLLGREIGAHRPGTGVVVPGLLDLLLVYMVRAWMTDGRAYGAGGWPAALNDPVVAGALRLLHEDPAQQWGNDQLAAQVGVSRATLARRFTALVGRPPMAYLGWWRLTRAAALLRETQEPLDIIARQVGYSSPYALSHAFSRQFGTTPGRFRAQAASPVSG; encoded by the coding sequence ATGGATGTCGTCAGTGACGCGATCTCGGCCGTCCGCATCGGGCGCCCCTCGTCCAACCGGGTCCGGATAGTCGGCACTTGGTGCTCCCGCTTCGACGCATACGACGGAGCAGGCTTCCACGTCGTACTGGAAGGCAGCTGCTGGCTCCAGCCCGACCGCGGCGCCGCGGTCTCCCTCGGCGCGGGCGATGTGGTGCTCCTGCCGCACGGCGCGGGCCATGTGCTCGCCGACAGCCCCGCCGACCGGCGCGTGCTCGAGGCGGCGGTCCCCTTCGAGCGCTGGGTCGACGGACACGGACTACGGATGGCCGCGCCTCCACCACCGCCCGCGGACGCACCTTGCACGGCGGAGCTGCTGTGCGGCAAGTACCGGCTCGACCGCAGCCATACGCACCCCCTGATGGCGGAGCTGCCGGACGTCGTCCATCTGCCGAACCGCGTCGGCAGCCACCCGGAACTGCGCGCGGCGATCGACCTGCTCGGCCGGGAGATCGGCGCCCACCGCCCCGGCACGGGCGTGGTCGTCCCCGGGCTTCTCGACCTGCTGCTCGTCTACATGGTGCGGGCCTGGATGACGGACGGCAGGGCCTACGGCGCCGGCGGCTGGCCCGCGGCGCTGAACGACCCGGTGGTGGCTGGGGCACTGCGCCTGCTGCACGAGGATCCGGCCCAGCAGTGGGGCAATGATCAACTCGCCGCGCAGGTAGGCGTATCCCGGGCCACTCTCGCGCGCCGGTTCACCGCTCTGGTCGGCCGGCCACCGATGGCCTATCTGGGCTGGTGGCGGCTGACCCGTGCGGCCGCGCTGCTGCGGGAGACCCAGGAGCCGCTGGACATCATCGCCCGTCAGGTCGGCTACAGCTCGCCGTATGCCCTCTCCCATGCCTTCAGCCGACAGTTCGGCACGACGCCGGGGCGATTTCGTGCGCAAGCGGCGTCACCGGTGAGTGGGTGA
- a CDS encoding carboxymuconolactone decarboxylase family protein: MFTEHTLESAPAASRRSMESTIKHLGHLPSAVARLAASPHLLDGFLKLSAMFEQTTLDPVAREVVVMTVAARNECHVCVAMHTGKLRSLGAEEELIAALCEQKPLDDERLEAVRQFALEVLRTAGGVGDEELRAFLARGYTEQNALEVVMGIGTYTMSTFANRLTRA; this comes from the coding sequence ATGTTCACCGAACACACCCTGGAATCGGCTCCGGCCGCGTCGCGTCGCTCCATGGAGTCGACCATCAAGCACCTGGGCCATCTGCCGTCCGCGGTCGCCAGGCTCGCCGCGTCACCGCACCTGCTGGACGGCTTCCTGAAGCTCAGCGCCATGTTCGAGCAGACGACCCTGGATCCGGTCGCGCGCGAGGTGGTCGTCATGACGGTCGCGGCGCGCAACGAGTGTCATGTCTGCGTCGCCATGCACACCGGCAAGCTGCGGTCGCTGGGCGCGGAGGAGGAGTTGATCGCCGCACTGTGCGAGCAGAAGCCGCTCGACGACGAACGGCTGGAAGCGGTGCGGCAGTTCGCGCTGGAGGTGCTGCGTACGGCGGGGGGCGTGGGTGACGAGGAGCTGCGGGCGTTCCTCGCGCGCGGCTATACGGAGCAGAACGCGCTGGAGGTGGTCATGGGCATCGGCACGTACACGATGTCGACGTTCGCGAACCGGCTGACCAGGGCGTAG
- a CDS encoding MarR family winged helix-turn-helix transcriptional regulator, translating to MVDDKKVNQVVETRNGLADTPGYELPLLLFAGFRSLIDRLHAELAEQGHPDVRPAHGFAMQAIGAGGATASEIGRRLGVSKQAAGKTVDRLVALGYAVRADDPADARRKLVRLTPHGIDALTRSAAIFDELRAEWARTLGARRVVEMEEALRTVVPAEAFRLDAAGWFGGA from the coding sequence GTGGTTGACGATAAAAAGGTAAACCAGGTTGTCGAAACGCGCAACGGCCTTGCCGACACGCCGGGTTACGAGCTGCCCCTGCTCCTCTTTGCCGGGTTCAGGTCCCTGATCGACCGGCTCCACGCCGAGCTGGCCGAGCAGGGCCACCCGGACGTCCGGCCCGCGCACGGCTTCGCCATGCAGGCGATCGGCGCGGGCGGCGCGACCGCGAGCGAGATCGGACGGCGGCTCGGCGTCTCCAAACAGGCGGCCGGCAAGACGGTCGACCGGCTCGTGGCACTCGGCTATGCCGTACGCGCCGACGACCCCGCCGACGCCCGCCGCAAACTCGTCCGCCTCACCCCGCACGGCATCGACGCGCTGACCCGTTCGGCCGCGATCTTCGACGAACTGCGCGCGGAGTGGGCCCGCACGCTGGGCGCGCGGCGCGTGGTCGAGATGGAGGAGGCGCTGCGTACGGTCGTCCCGGCGGAGGCGTTCCGCCTCGACGCCGCGGGCTGGTTCGGCGGCGCGTGA
- a CDS encoding Uma2 family endonuclease codes for MTVVESGRIDMADDNAERLDEWFERLEQMPVPEGFKVEIVGGNIFMSPQPQTHWEIIFDIAQQLNAAYPRNRLAADVRIDFPGHLNGFACDVAAMAERSVKDQNGRWRYQDIEFVAEVISKNTATNDYGPKKAAYADAGVPVYLIVDPYTGRSHLHTQPKEGDYLSELTVGFGAPLDLTGTPVGLTLTTDEFPRD; via the coding sequence ATGACCGTCGTAGAGAGCGGCAGGATCGACATGGCCGACGACAACGCCGAGCGCTTGGACGAGTGGTTCGAGAGGCTTGAGCAGATGCCCGTCCCCGAAGGATTCAAGGTTGAGATCGTCGGGGGGAACATCTTCATGTCGCCGCAACCGCAGACCCACTGGGAAATCATCTTCGACATCGCCCAGCAACTGAATGCCGCATACCCCCGGAATCGGCTGGCAGCCGACGTCCGCATCGACTTCCCCGGGCATCTCAACGGCTTCGCCTGTGATGTGGCAGCGATGGCAGAACGATCGGTGAAGGATCAGAACGGGCGTTGGCGCTACCAGGACATCGAGTTCGTAGCCGAGGTCATCTCCAAGAACACCGCCACCAATGACTACGGCCCCAAAAAGGCTGCCTACGCCGACGCAGGCGTCCCCGTCTACCTCATCGTCGACCCGTACACAGGCAGGTCCCATCTTCACACCCAGCCCAAGGAGGGGGACTACCTCAGTGAGCTGACCGTCGGCTTCGGCGCACCGCTCGACCTGACCGGCACTCCCGTAGGACTCACCCTCACGACCGACGAATTCCCCCGCGACTGA
- a CDS encoding aldo/keto reductase produces the protein MKYTQLGRTGLKVSRLVLGTMNFGPQTDEADSHTIMDAALGAGINLFDTANVYGWGENKGRTEEIIGSWFAKGGDRRDKVVLATKVYANMGPEGDVWPNYDRLSALNIRRAVEASLKRLRTDHIDIYQFHHIDRRTPVEETWQAIDTLIQQGKIIYAGSSNFPGWRIAQTNETARRLGSYGLVSEQCLYNLAERRAEMEVIPAAQEYGLGVIPWSPLHGGLLGGVIRKEREGGAGRSASGRSADALASTEVRAQIQAYEDLLDKHGLQPGEVALAWLLSRPGVTGPIVGPRTADQLASALRAVELELSEELLSALDEVFPGPGPSPEAFAW, from the coding sequence ATGAAGTACACACAGCTCGGACGTACCGGACTCAAGGTCAGCCGACTCGTCCTCGGGACGATGAACTTCGGGCCTCAGACCGACGAGGCCGACAGCCACACGATCATGGACGCCGCGCTCGGCGCAGGTATCAATCTCTTCGACACCGCCAATGTCTACGGCTGGGGCGAGAACAAGGGCCGCACCGAGGAGATCATCGGCAGCTGGTTCGCCAAGGGCGGCGACCGTCGCGACAAGGTCGTCCTCGCCACCAAGGTCTACGCGAACATGGGCCCCGAGGGCGACGTCTGGCCCAACTACGACCGGCTCTCCGCACTCAACATCCGCCGCGCGGTCGAGGCGAGCCTCAAGCGGCTGCGGACCGACCACATCGACATCTACCAGTTCCATCACATCGACCGCCGCACGCCGGTCGAGGAGACCTGGCAGGCCATCGACACCCTGATCCAGCAGGGCAAGATCATTTACGCGGGCTCGTCCAACTTCCCCGGCTGGCGGATCGCCCAGACCAATGAGACGGCCCGCCGCCTCGGCTCGTACGGGCTGGTCAGCGAGCAGTGCCTGTACAACCTCGCCGAGCGCCGCGCCGAGATGGAGGTCATCCCGGCCGCGCAGGAGTACGGCCTCGGGGTCATCCCCTGGTCGCCGCTGCACGGCGGGCTGCTCGGCGGTGTGATCCGGAAGGAGCGCGAGGGCGGGGCGGGGCGCAGCGCGTCCGGACGCTCGGCGGACGCGCTCGCCAGCACCGAGGTGCGCGCGCAGATCCAGGCGTACGAGGACCTGCTCGACAAGCACGGCCTTCAGCCCGGCGAGGTGGCGCTGGCCTGGCTGCTCAGCCGGCCGGGGGTCACCGGGCCCATTGTCGGCCCGCGTACGGCGGACCAGCTGGCCTCCGCGCTGCGCGCCGTCGAGCTGGAGCTGAGCGAGGAGCTGCTGTCCGCGCTGGACGAGGTCTTCCCGGGGCCGGGGCCCTCGCCGGAGGCCTTCGC